A genomic stretch from Heterodontus francisci isolate sHetFra1 chromosome 23, sHetFra1.hap1, whole genome shotgun sequence includes:
- the LOC137382856 gene encoding 14-3-3 protein eta-like isoform X2 gives MPLVTELNEALSNEDRNLLSVAYKNVVGARRSSWRVISSIEQKTSADGNEKKLEMVRAYREKVEKELEAVCSDVLSLLDKFLIKNCNESQVESKVFYLKMKGDYYRYLAEVATGEKRAGVVELSEASYKEAFEVSKDQMQPTHPIRLGLALNFSVFYYEIQNAPEQACQLAKAAFDDAIAELDTLNEDSYKDSTLIMQLLRDNLTLWTSDQQDDEAGEGNN, from the coding sequence GTAACTGAGCTGAACGAGGCCCTGTCGAACGAAGACCGCAACCTGCTCTCCGTGGCCTACAAGAATGTGGTGGGAGCCCGCAGGTCGTCCTGGCGGGTGATCAGCAGCATTGAGCAGAAGACTTCTGCTGATGGCAATGAGAAGAAGCTGGAGATGGTGCGTGCCTACCGGGAGAAGGTGGAGAAGGAGCTGGAGGCCGTGTGCAGCGATGTGCTGTCCCTGCTCGACAAGTTCCTCATTAAGAACTGCAACGAGTCCCAGGTGGAAAGCAAAGTCTTTTACTTGAAAATGAAGGGCGACTACTATCGCTACCTGGCTGAGGTGGCCACTGGCGAGAAGAGAGCCGGCGTGGTGGAATTGTCCGAGGCCTCCTACAAGGAGGCTTTCGAGGTCAGCAAGGATCAGATGCAGCCCACTCACCCCATCCGCCTGGGCCTAGCCCTCAACTTCTCAGTCTTCTATTACGAGATCCAGAACGCTCCTGAGCAGGCCTGCCAGCTGGCCAAGGCAGCCTTTGATGACGCCATCGCCGAACTGGACACTTTAAACGAGGACTCCTACAAGGACTCGACCCTCATCATGCAGTTACTACGGGACAACCTCACCCTCTGGACAAGTGACCAGCAAGATGACGAGGCAGGAGAAGGCaacaactga